A part of Bosea sp. (in: a-proteobacteria) genomic DNA contains:
- a CDS encoding GNAT family N-acetyltransferase, whose protein sequence is MRFVLPLLFRRHSGIALIETTDLGVSDYAAPLADRAWLGRLHGDGALAKAVARVLPHHDLLRIRPVRPEHLRLWTAFLGGEVRTLDFGAHAVGVQGSIESWRELALSDSFARMLARKHKRFFRAPTARFHVLHEPGRIAEAIQLMARWRTGRFDGDIIQNPAALAFYTAVAVEGASAGFAQTYALEADGEVVGLTFAIGAGGRLNYLLIGCDYARFGRHSPGLLLYEGMIADWIAKGGEVFDFTIGDEAFKTDFGTARTAMSEITRAASWRGAIALAAFRLRERWRARRQNDPGNTTPASREKEPRHADAA, encoded by the coding sequence TTGCGCTTCGTCCTGCCGCTCCTGTTTCGCCGGCACTCGGGCATTGCCTTGATCGAGACGACGGATCTCGGTGTCAGCGACTATGCCGCCCCCCTCGCTGACCGGGCCTGGCTGGGTCGCCTGCATGGCGACGGCGCGCTTGCGAAGGCTGTAGCCCGCGTCCTGCCGCATCATGATCTGCTGCGCATCAGGCCTGTTCGGCCCGAGCACCTGCGCCTCTGGACGGCATTCCTGGGCGGTGAAGTCCGCACATTGGACTTTGGGGCCCATGCGGTTGGCGTGCAGGGCTCCATCGAGAGCTGGCGCGAGCTGGCCTTGTCGGACAGCTTCGCCCGCATGCTGGCTCGCAAGCACAAGCGCTTCTTCAGGGCGCCGACTGCCCGGTTCCACGTCCTGCACGAACCGGGCAGGATCGCAGAGGCGATCCAGCTTATGGCGCGATGGCGCACCGGGCGGTTTGACGGTGACATCATCCAGAACCCTGCTGCACTCGCTTTTTACACGGCTGTAGCGGTCGAGGGCGCCAGCGCCGGCTTCGCCCAGACCTATGCCCTGGAGGCCGATGGTGAGGTTGTCGGCCTGACCTTCGCGATAGGGGCAGGCGGGCGGCTCAACTATCTCCTCATTGGCTGCGACTATGCGCGCTTCGGCCGGCATTCGCCGGGGTTGTTGCTCTACGAGGGCATGATTGCCGACTGGATCGCCAAGGGTGGCGAGGTATTCGACTTCACGATCGGCGACGAGGCCTTCAAGACCGATTTCGGGACCGCTCGCACGGCGATGTCAGAGATCACGCGCGCTGCGAGCTGGCGCGGGGCGATCGCGCTCGCAGCATTCCGTCTGCGCGAGCGCTGGCGGGCGCGCAGGCAGAACGACCCTGGCAACACAACGCCCGCAAGCCGTGAGAAGGAGCCCCGGCATGCCGATGCGGCCTGA
- a CDS encoding complex I NDUFA9 subunit family protein yields MSAVNGKLVTVFGGSGFVGRHVVRALLKRGYRVRVAVRRPDLAGHLQPLGVVGQVHAMQANLRYPASVKRAVEGAAAVVNLVGILQEQGRQSFATVQAMGAEAVAEACAAAGVLTLVHMSAIGADAASASDYAASKARGEAGVLQHVPGAVVMRASIIFGPEDGFFNRFASLARMLPVLPLVGGGETRFQPVFVGDVAEAIARAVDGEVAGGRVHELGGPEVKSFRELLSYVCEVTGRKRLLAPLPFGLARLQAGVLEFVDRLTFGLMPDAIKMTRDQVTLLQSDNVVSPDAEAEGRTLQGLGITPTSIEAIVPGYLWRFRKSGQFESARPS; encoded by the coding sequence ATGTCAGCGGTGAACGGAAAGCTTGTGACTGTGTTCGGCGGCTCCGGATTTGTCGGCCGTCATGTCGTCCGGGCCTTGCTCAAACGCGGCTACCGCGTGCGCGTTGCCGTGCGGCGGCCTGACCTCGCCGGTCATCTCCAGCCTTTGGGCGTGGTGGGCCAGGTGCACGCCATGCAGGCCAACCTGCGTTATCCCGCTTCGGTGAAGCGCGCCGTTGAGGGCGCCGCAGCCGTCGTCAACCTCGTCGGCATCCTGCAGGAGCAGGGCCGCCAGAGTTTTGCCACAGTGCAGGCGATGGGGGCCGAGGCCGTGGCCGAGGCCTGCGCTGCCGCCGGCGTCCTTACCCTGGTCCACATGTCGGCGATCGGTGCGGATGCGGCTTCGGCTTCCGATTATGCTGCGAGCAAGGCGCGCGGCGAAGCCGGCGTGCTCCAGCATGTTCCCGGCGCGGTCGTCATGCGCGCCTCCATCATCTTCGGCCCCGAGGACGGCTTCTTCAACCGCTTCGCCTCGCTTGCCCGCATGCTCCCCGTGCTGCCGCTGGTCGGCGGCGGGGAAACCCGCTTCCAGCCGGTCTTCGTCGGCGATGTCGCCGAGGCGATCGCGCGGGCGGTGGATGGAGAGGTGGCCGGTGGCCGCGTCCATGAGCTGGGCGGCCCCGAGGTGAAGAGCTTCCGCGAACTGCTGTCCTATGTCTGCGAGGTCACGGGCCGCAAGCGCCTGCTTGCGCCGCTGCCCTTCGGCCTCGCGCGGCTTCAGGCGGGTGTGCTCGAGTTCGTCGACCGGCTGACCTTCGGGCTCATGCCCGACGCCATCAAGATGACCCGCGATCAGGTCACCTTGCTGCAGTCCGACAATGTCGTCTCGCCCGATGCTGAAGCCGAAGGACGCACGCTGCAGGGGCTCGGCATCACGCCGACCAGCATCGAAGCCATTGTTCCGGGCTATCTGTGGCGCTTCCGCAAATCCGGCCAGTTCGAGTCCGCACGCCCGTCCTGA
- a CDS encoding FAD-dependent oxidoreductase has product MLDLVIIGAGPAGIAAARCAMERGLTVRIIEARGRVGGRVVTRHLAGHAVDLGAHWLHAGPINPVVALARRERIALRAAPQESHLFINGKSQPQSARIAYGAAFARAEGALAAAADSLGPDEPAAAVLPFLGPWRRPVAAITGLVCGRPLQVISARDFASAEYAHNHFAPGGFGALLARLSRGLPVSLGMAAQVIDWSGAGVRVSTKGGVIEARKALCTAPPMVLRSGAIAYDPPLPEAVLAAIHGFRAGVYEHAVIRWPSAPWRGADRIATLTGRRLDGAGLLTRLDGSPLHYLEFDEPMARALRQPHRLRAGLAVRALLAEQFGARAIRDLAVLHVSDWLADPLSLSSWSSVPPGQAAIRDALARPLGGRLAFAGEMTDHAQWGTVGGAWAAGEQAVDALFRAGA; this is encoded by the coding sequence ATGCTCGATCTGGTCATCATCGGCGCGGGGCCGGCAGGCATTGCCGCCGCGCGCTGCGCCATGGAGCGTGGGCTTACGGTCCGGATCATCGAGGCGCGGGGCCGGGTCGGCGGCCGTGTGGTGACACGGCATCTCGCCGGCCATGCGGTCGATCTGGGCGCGCACTGGCTGCATGCCGGCCCGATCAATCCGGTTGTGGCGCTGGCCCGTCGCGAGCGCATCGCCCTGCGCGCCGCGCCGCAGGAATCGCACCTGTTCATCAACGGAAAGTCGCAGCCGCAATCAGCCCGGATCGCCTATGGCGCGGCCTTCGCACGCGCCGAAGGCGCTCTGGCGGCGGCGGCCGACAGCCTTGGTCCTGATGAGCCGGCTGCCGCCGTGCTGCCCTTCCTTGGCCCCTGGCGGCGGCCTGTCGCGGCGATCACGGGGCTTGTCTGCGGCCGGCCTTTGCAGGTCATCAGCGCACGCGATTTCGCCAGCGCGGAATATGCCCATAACCACTTCGCTCCGGGAGGGTTCGGCGCGCTCCTGGCGCGGCTTTCCCGTGGCCTGCCCGTGAGCCTGGGCATGGCTGCGCAGGTGATCGACTGGTCAGGAGCGGGAGTGAGGGTGAGCACGAAGGGCGGCGTCATCGAGGCGCGCAAGGCGCTGTGCACGGCCCCGCCAATGGTGCTGCGGAGCGGCGCCATCGCCTACGATCCGCCCCTGCCGGAGGCGGTCTTGGCGGCCATCCATGGCTTCCGGGCCGGGGTGTATGAACATGCGGTGATCCGCTGGCCATCGGCGCCCTGGCGCGGCGCGGACCGCATCGCCACGCTGACAGGCCGGCGTCTCGATGGGGCGGGACTGCTGACCCGGCTTGATGGTTCGCCGCTGCATTACCTGGAGTTCGACGAGCCAATGGCGCGCGCCCTCCGCCAGCCTCATCGGCTCCGGGCCGGTCTTGCCGTCCGCGCGCTGCTTGCGGAGCAGTTTGGCGCGCGGGCCATCCGCGACCTCGCCGTGCTCCACGTCAGCGATTGGCTGGCGGATCCGTTGTCGCTTTCATCCTGGTCGAGCGTGCCGCCCGGCCAGGCCGCGATCCGTGACGCGCTTGCGCGCCCGCTCGGCGGGCGGCTCGCCTTCGCCGGCGAAATGACCGACCATGCGCAATGGGGCACCGTGGGCGGCGCCTGGGCTGCTGGGGAGCAGGCGGTGGATGCGCTCTTCAGGGCAGGGGCCTGA
- a CDS encoding D-glycerate dehydrogenase, with the protein MPNRKKPLVVVTRKLPEVVETRMRELFDARLNLDDAPMSREALIEAVRTADVLVPTVTDEITADIIAEAGERLKLIANFGNGFDNIDVPAAAARGIDVTNTPGVLTEDTADMTMALIMAVARRIPEGARLVPDDKWQGWSPTWMLGTRITGKRLGIIGMGRIGQAVARRARAFGLSIHYHNRRRVDPRIEEELDATYWDSLDQMLARMDIVTVHCPHTPGTYHLLSARRLKIMKPDAILVNTARGEIVDEVALTKMLDAGELAGAGLDVFEHEPAVNPRLLKLARAHRVVLLPHMGSATHEGRIEMGEKVIVNIRALMDGHRPPNRVLPNML; encoded by the coding sequence ATGCCGAACAGGAAGAAGCCGCTGGTGGTCGTCACCCGCAAGCTGCCGGAAGTGGTGGAGACGCGGATGCGCGAGCTGTTCGACGCGAGGCTCAACCTCGATGATGCGCCGATGAGCCGCGAGGCCCTGATCGAGGCGGTGCGCACAGCCGACGTGCTCGTGCCGACCGTGACGGACGAGATCACCGCCGACATCATCGCCGAGGCCGGGGAGCGGCTGAAGCTCATCGCCAATTTCGGCAACGGCTTCGACAACATCGACGTTCCGGCCGCTGCGGCGCGAGGCATCGACGTGACCAACACGCCCGGCGTGCTGACCGAGGACACCGCCGACATGACCATGGCGCTGATCATGGCCGTGGCGCGCCGCATTCCGGAAGGCGCCCGCCTCGTGCCGGACGACAAGTGGCAGGGCTGGTCGCCCACCTGGATGCTGGGGACGCGCATCACGGGCAAGCGGCTCGGCATCATCGGCATGGGCCGCATCGGCCAGGCCGTGGCCCGCCGCGCCAGGGCGTTCGGGCTGTCCATCCACTATCACAACCGCCGCCGCGTGGACCCCCGCATCGAGGAGGAACTGGACGCCACCTACTGGGATTCGCTCGACCAGATGCTGGCGCGCATGGACATCGTGACCGTGCACTGCCCGCACACGCCGGGGACCTATCACCTGCTCTCCGCGCGCCGGCTGAAGATCATGAAGCCCGACGCCATCCTGGTGAACACCGCCCGCGGCGAGATCGTGGACGAGGTCGCGCTGACCAAGATGCTCGACGCCGGGGAACTGGCAGGTGCCGGGCTCGACGTGTTCGAGCACGAGCCGGCCGTGAACCCGCGGCTGCTCAAGCTGGCGCGCGCCCACCGGGTGGTTCTGCTGCCGCACATGGGCTCGGCGACCCATGAAGGCCGGATCGAGATGGGCGAGAAGGTCATCGTCAACATCCGCGCGCTGATGGACGGTCACCGGCCGCCCAACCGCGTGCTGCCCAACATGCTCTGA
- a CDS encoding transcriptional repressor codes for MTKATHDEHGTAPAMRRSLAGCPVHSLREKLRGVGLRPTRQRTSLGWLLFAKGDRHVSAEILYEEAMRARVPVSLATVYNTLHQFTQAGLLRELAVDGAKTYFDTNPSDHHHFYIEGEDRMIDVPSDAITVAQLPALPEGMEVSRVEVIVRLKPRAG; via the coding sequence ATGACGAAGGCGACACATGACGAGCACGGCACGGCGCCCGCGATGCGGCGCTCCCTGGCCGGCTGCCCGGTGCACTCCCTGCGCGAGAAGCTTCGCGGGGTCGGCCTGAGGCCGACGCGCCAGCGCACCTCGCTGGGTTGGCTGCTCTTCGCCAAGGGCGACCGGCATGTCAGCGCCGAAATCCTGTATGAGGAAGCCATGCGGGCCCGCGTGCCGGTTTCGCTGGCAACCGTCTACAACACGCTCCACCAGTTCACCCAGGCCGGCCTGCTGCGCGAACTCGCGGTCGATGGCGCCAAGACCTATTTCGACACCAACCCCTCCGACCACCATCACTTCTACATCGAGGGCGAGGACCGCATGATCGACGTGCCGTCCGACGCCATCACTGTGGCGCAGCTGCCGGCCCTGCCAGAGGGCATGGAGGTGAGCCGCGTTGAAGTGATCGTGAGGCTCAAGCCCAGGGCTGGCTGA
- the fabA gene encoding 3-hydroxyacyl-[acyl-carrier-protein] dehydratase FabA gives MERQSSFTYEEILSCGRGQLFGMGNAQLPLPPMLMFDRITSITETGGAHGKGMVVAELDVKPDLWFFPCHFQGDPVMPGCLGVDALWQLTGFFLGWLGLPGRGRALGVGEVKFADQVLPTNKKVVYGVEFKRVFKSKLVLGIADGWLEADGKRIYTTTDMRVGLFKPDGA, from the coding sequence ATGGAACGGCAATCGAGCTTCACCTACGAAGAAATCCTGTCCTGCGGACGCGGGCAGCTGTTCGGCATGGGCAATGCCCAGCTTCCGCTGCCGCCCATGCTTATGTTCGACAGGATCACGAGCATCACCGAAACGGGCGGCGCGCATGGCAAGGGCATGGTCGTGGCCGAGCTCGACGTGAAGCCGGACCTGTGGTTCTTCCCCTGCCATTTCCAGGGCGATCCGGTGATGCCGGGCTGCCTTGGCGTCGATGCGCTCTGGCAACTCACCGGCTTCTTCCTCGGCTGGCTCGGCCTGCCCGGCCGCGGCCGGGCGCTGGGCGTCGGCGAGGTCAAGTTCGCCGACCAGGTTCTGCCGACCAACAAGAAGGTCGTCTACGGCGTCGAATTCAAGCGGGTCTTCAAGTCCAAGCTCGTGCTCGGCATCGCCGACGGCTGGCTGGAGGCCGATGGCAAGCGCATCTACACCACCACGGACATGCGGGTCGGCCTTTTCAAGCCCGACGGCGCCTGA
- the fabB gene encoding beta-ketoacyl-ACP synthase I, producing MKRVVVTGMGIVSSIGNNTQEVLSSLQEARSGIRTETDFMTHGFRSQVAGRPTLDPASMVDRRAMRFHGGGSAWNHVAMDQAILDAGLEQGEVSHERTGIIMGSGGPSTIALIEAYEKAKESGNSKRVGPFAVPKAMSSTASATLATWFKIKGVNYSISSACATSNHCIGNAYEMIQYGKQDVMFAGGCEELDWTLSVLFDAMGAMSTKYNDTPSTASRAYDANRDGFVIAGGAGVVVLEELEHARARGAKIYAEIVGYGATSDGYDMVAPSGEGAVRCMKQALATWQGKVDYINPHGTSTPVGDAKEIEAIREVFGGADSSPLISATKSLTGHSLGATGVQEAIYSLLMLNNDFVCKSAHIEELDPAFADMPIVRERVDNAGLGCVLSNSFGFGGTNATIVMKRLEA from the coding sequence ATGAAGCGCGTCGTCGTCACCGGGATGGGCATCGTCTCGTCCATCGGCAACAACACGCAGGAGGTTCTCTCCTCGCTGCAAGAGGCGCGTTCGGGCATCCGCACCGAAACCGACTTCATGACCCATGGCTTCCGCAGCCAGGTCGCAGGCCGACCCACGCTGGATCCGGCCTCGATGGTGGACCGGCGCGCCATGCGCTTCCACGGCGGCGGCTCGGCCTGGAATCATGTCGCCATGGATCAGGCCATCCTCGACGCCGGCCTCGAGCAGGGCGAGGTCAGCCATGAACGCACCGGCATCATCATGGGCTCGGGCGGCCCGTCCACCATTGCGCTGATCGAAGCCTACGAGAAGGCCAAGGAAAGCGGCAATTCCAAGCGCGTCGGCCCCTTCGCCGTGCCCAAGGCCATGAGCTCCACCGCGTCCGCAACGCTGGCCACCTGGTTCAAGATCAAGGGCGTGAACTATTCGATCAGCTCCGCCTGCGCCACCTCGAACCATTGCATCGGCAACGCCTACGAGATGATCCAGTATGGCAAGCAGGATGTGATGTTCGCTGGCGGCTGCGAGGAGCTGGACTGGACGCTGTCGGTCCTCTTCGACGCCATGGGCGCCATGTCGACCAAGTACAACGACACGCCCTCGACAGCCTCGCGCGCCTATGATGCGAACCGCGACGGCTTCGTCATCGCCGGCGGCGCCGGGGTCGTGGTGCTGGAAGAGCTCGAGCATGCCCGCGCGCGCGGCGCGAAGATCTATGCCGAGATCGTCGGATACGGCGCCACGTCGGATGGCTACGACATGGTCGCCCCCTCCGGCGAAGGCGCGGTGCGCTGCATGAAGCAGGCGCTGGCCACCTGGCAGGGCAAGGTCGACTACATCAACCCGCATGGCACATCCACCCCGGTGGGTGACGCCAAGGAGATCGAGGCCATCCGCGAGGTTTTCGGCGGGGCCGACAGCTCGCCGCTCATCTCGGCCACCAAGTCGCTGACAGGTCACTCGCTGGGCGCGACGGGCGTGCAGGAGGCGATCTATTCGCTGCTGATGCTCAACAATGATTTCGTCTGCAAGAGCGCGCACATTGAGGAACTGGACCCCGCCTTCGCGGACATGCCGATCGTGCGCGAGAGGGTCGACAACGCCGGCCTCGGCTGCGTCCTCTCCAACAGCTTCGGATTCGGCGGCACCAACGCCACCATCGTGATGAAGCGGCTGGAAGCCTGA
- the fabI gene encoding enoyl-ACP reductase FabI — protein sequence MSGKRGLVMGVANQNSIAWGIASMLAKHGAECAFTYQGEALGKRVKPLAESIGSRLVLPCDVEDIASVDALFDRLRAEWGELDFIVHAIGFSNKDELKGRYADTSRDNFSRTMVISCFSFTEVAKRAAALMPHGGAMITLTYGGSMRIMPNYNVMGVAKAALEASVRYLANDFGPQGIRVNALSPGPVRTLAGAGIADARAMYSWQRANAPLRKSVSLEEIGGSALYFLSGLSGGVTGEIHHIDAGFHMMSMPTLDVLKTVELKGDEA from the coding sequence ATGTCCGGCAAGCGCGGCCTCGTCATGGGTGTCGCCAATCAGAACTCGATCGCCTGGGGCATCGCGTCGATGCTGGCGAAGCACGGCGCCGAGTGCGCCTTCACCTATCAGGGCGAGGCGCTGGGCAAGCGCGTCAAGCCGCTGGCCGAGAGCATCGGATCAAGGCTCGTCCTGCCCTGCGATGTCGAGGACATCGCCTCGGTCGATGCGCTGTTCGACAGGCTGAGGGCGGAATGGGGCGAACTCGATTTCATCGTCCACGCGATCGGCTTCTCCAACAAGGACGAGCTCAAGGGTCGCTATGCCGACACCAGCCGGGACAATTTCTCCCGTACCATGGTGATTTCCTGCTTCTCCTTCACCGAGGTGGCGAAGCGGGCCGCAGCGCTGATGCCTCATGGCGGCGCGATGATCACGCTGACCTATGGCGGATCGATGCGGATCATGCCGAACTACAATGTCATGGGCGTGGCCAAGGCGGCGCTGGAAGCGTCGGTGCGCTATCTCGCCAATGATTTCGGCCCGCAGGGCATCCGCGTCAACGCGCTGTCGCCCGGCCCTGTCCGCACCCTCGCCGGCGCCGGCATCGCCGATGCGCGGGCGATGTATTCCTGGCAGCGCGCCAACGCGCCGCTGCGCAAGTCGGTCAGCCTCGAGGAGATCGGCGGCTCGGCGCTGTATTTTCTTTCGGGTCTGTCCGGCGGCGTCACGGGCGAGATCCACCACATCGACGCGGGCTTCCACATGATGTCGATGCCAACTCTCGACGTGCTCAAGACCGTGGAGCTGAAGGGCGACGAGGCCTGA
- a CDS encoding argininosuccinate synthase, which translates to MTTSKRVNKVVLAYSGGLDTSIILKWLQTTYGCEVVTFTADLGQGEELGPARDKALLLGIKPENIFMDDLRETFVKDYVFPMFRANALYEGVYLLGTSIARPLIAKRQIEIAEMVGADAVSHGATGKGNDQVRFELGYYALKPDITIIAPWREWDLRSREQLIAFAESHQIPIARDKRGEAPFSVDANLLHASSEGKVLEDPAQEVPDYVYSRTDGPETAPDTPTIITIDFHSGDAVGINGKALSPATLLAELNRLGKINGIGRLDLVENRFVGMKSRGMYETPGGTILHVAHRAIESITLDRGAAHLKEELMPKYAELIYNGFWFSPEREMLQALIDKSQEHVTGTVRLKLYKGNTIVIGRMSAYSLYDQDLVTFEEGAVAYDHRDAAGFIKLNALRLRTLGQRKKKLGL; encoded by the coding sequence ATGACGACATCCAAGCGCGTGAACAAAGTCGTGCTCGCCTATTCGGGCGGGCTGGACACCTCGATCATCCTCAAGTGGCTGCAGACCACCTATGGTTGCGAGGTCGTCACCTTCACGGCGGACCTGGGTCAGGGAGAGGAACTGGGACCGGCGCGGGACAAGGCGCTCTTGCTGGGAATAAAGCCTGAAAACATCTTCATGGACGACCTGCGCGAGACCTTCGTCAAGGATTATGTCTTTCCGATGTTCCGGGCGAACGCGCTCTACGAGGGCGTCTACCTGCTCGGCACCTCCATCGCGCGTCCGCTGATCGCCAAGCGGCAGATCGAGATCGCCGAAATGGTCGGCGCGGATGCCGTTTCCCATGGCGCGACCGGCAAGGGCAATGACCAGGTCCGGTTCGAGCTGGGCTATTACGCGCTCAAGCCCGACATCACCATCATCGCACCCTGGCGCGAATGGGACCTGCGATCGCGCGAGCAACTCATCGCCTTCGCCGAAAGCCACCAGATCCCCATCGCCAGGGACAAGCGCGGGGAGGCGCCCTTCTCGGTTGACGCAAACCTGCTGCACGCCTCATCCGAGGGCAAGGTGCTGGAGGACCCGGCGCAGGAGGTGCCCGATTACGTCTATTCGCGCACCGACGGGCCGGAGACCGCGCCCGACACGCCGACCATCATCACCATCGACTTCCATAGCGGCGACGCCGTCGGCATCAACGGCAAGGCGCTCTCCCCCGCCACGCTGCTGGCCGAGCTCAACCGGCTCGGCAAGATCAACGGCATCGGCCGGCTCGATCTGGTCGAGAACCGCTTCGTGGGCATGAAGAGCCGCGGCATGTACGAGACGCCGGGCGGGACCATCCTGCATGTGGCGCACCGCGCCATCGAGAGCATCACGCTCGATCGCGGCGCAGCGCACCTCAAGGAGGAGCTGATGCCGAAATATGCCGAGCTGATCTACAACGGCTTCTGGTTCAGCCCCGAGCGCGAGATGCTGCAGGCGCTGATCGACAAGAGCCAGGAGCATGTCACCGGAACGGTGCGGCTCAAGCTCTACAAGGGCAACACCATCGTCATCGGCCGGATGAGCGCTTATTCACTCTATGATCAGGATCTCGTCACCTTCGAGGAAGGCGCCGTCGCCTATGACCACCGCGACGCGGCGGGCTTCATCAAGCTCAACGCGCTGAGGCTGCGCACGCTCGGCCAGCGCAAAAAGAAACTTGGGCTCTGA
- a CDS encoding 2-hydroxychromene-2-carboxylate isomerase, giving the protein MSIRPTLDFWYDFASTYSYLSAMRIEQMADEAGIVLRWRPFLLGPIFAAQGWNNSPFNLFPAKGKYMWRDLERRCVKLGLPLKRPVPFPQNSLSAARVALAGREAGWTPAFSRACFNASFGEGRSIQDEPVVVEALRAAGVDAQGAISASKSEEIKGRLKAETELAKSLGIFGAPAFVTPDGELFWGDDRLEEAIDWVRP; this is encoded by the coding sequence ATGTCCATACGCCCCACTCTGGACTTCTGGTATGATTTCGCCTCGACCTATTCCTATCTGTCCGCGATGCGGATCGAACAGATGGCAGATGAGGCAGGCATCGTCCTGCGCTGGCGGCCGTTTCTGTTGGGGCCGATATTCGCCGCGCAAGGCTGGAACAATTCGCCCTTCAATCTTTTCCCGGCGAAGGGGAAGTACATGTGGCGCGACCTGGAGCGCCGCTGTGTCAAGCTCGGGCTTCCGCTCAAGCGCCCCGTGCCCTTTCCGCAGAATTCGCTAAGCGCGGCCCGCGTCGCCCTGGCCGGGCGCGAGGCGGGCTGGACGCCCGCTTTCTCGCGCGCCTGCTTCAACGCCTCGTTCGGGGAAGGTCGCTCCATCCAGGACGAGCCTGTGGTGGTCGAGGCCCTTCGCGCCGCTGGCGTCGACGCCCAGGGAGCCATCAGCGCCTCCAAGAGCGAGGAAATCAAGGGCCGCCTGAAGGCCGAGACGGAGCTGGCGAAATCGCTCGGGATCTTCGGCGCCCCGGCTTTCGTGACACCTGATGGCGAGCTGTTCTGGGGAGATGACCGGCTCGAGGAGGCCATCGACTGGGTCAGGCCCTGA
- a CDS encoding Hsp33 family molecular chaperone: MLSPGAAMMADASLDDRVLPFTVEALDVRGRVVRLGPALDTILHRHGYPEPVARVLGEAAALTALLGASLKFDGRFQLQTKSDGPIEMLVVDFDAPDRIRAVARFDGGRLAEAVAAQRTSTAQLLGEGYLGMTIDQGSHASRYQGLVQLDGADGLEEAGHRYFRQSEQIPTRLRLATARVVGSQGESWRAGGILVQFLPSSPERQKQQDLHPGDDPGGQAAPARDADGVEDDAWAEARALVETVEDHELVDPMLESERLIYRLFHEHGARVFEAASLREQCRCSEASILTMLRRFSADDRAAMVADDGSVQVTCEFCSTVYRFRPEAIAAPDGG; the protein is encoded by the coding sequence ATGCTCTCCCCAGGCGCGGCCATGATGGCCGACGCCAGCCTTGACGACCGCGTGCTGCCGTTCACCGTGGAAGCGCTCGACGTGCGCGGCCGCGTGGTGCGCCTCGGCCCTGCCCTCGACACGATCCTGCACCGCCATGGCTACCCCGAACCGGTGGCGCGGGTGCTTGGCGAGGCTGCGGCGCTGACCGCGCTTCTGGGCGCCTCGCTGAAATTCGATGGGCGCTTCCAGCTCCAGACCAAGTCGGACGGTCCGATCGAGATGCTGGTTGTCGATTTCGACGCCCCCGACCGCATCCGCGCCGTGGCCCGCTTCGATGGCGGCCGCCTTGCCGAGGCGGTGGCGGCGCAGCGCACCAGCACCGCGCAGCTGCTAGGCGAGGGTTATCTCGGCATGACCATCGACCAGGGCAGCCACGCCTCGCGCTACCAGGGACTTGTGCAACTCGACGGGGCTGACGGGCTGGAGGAAGCCGGCCACCGCTATTTCCGGCAATCGGAGCAGATCCCGACGCGGCTCAGGCTCGCCACGGCGCGCGTCGTCGGCTCGCAGGGCGAGAGCTGGCGGGCGGGGGGAATTCTGGTGCAGTTCCTGCCCAGCTCGCCCGAGCGGCAGAAGCAGCAGGACCTCCACCCTGGCGACGACCCCGGCGGCCAGGCGGCGCCCGCGCGCGATGCCGATGGCGTCGAGGATGACGCCTGGGCCGAGGCCAGGGCGCTCGTCGAGACGGTGGAGGACCACGAACTGGTCGATCCGATGCTGGAAAGCGAGCGGCTGATCTACCGCCTCTTCCATGAGCACGGCGCACGTGTGTTCGAGGCGGCGAGCCTGCGCGAGCAATGCCGCTGCTCGGAAGCCAGCATCCTCACCATGCTGCGCCGCTTCTCAGCCGACGACAGGGCCGCCATGGTGGCCGATGACGGCTCGGTGCAGGTCACGTGCGAATTCTGCTCGACGGTCTACCGGTTCAGGCCCGAAGCCATCGCCGCTCCGGACGGCGGCTGA